The DNA region AGGATTGGCAGGAATGTCTGAGTTTCGGATCGGCTGTGCTGTTTGGTCGTATCGAGGTTGGTTGGGGACTTTCTTTCCGGTAGGGAGTTCATCACAAGATTTTTTACGTTTATACGGTGATCGCCTGAGAACTGTAGAAGGAAATACAACATTTTATGCAGTGCCTTCAGAGATAACAGTGAGTCGTTGGCGCGTTAAAACGCCTAAGGATTTTCGGTTTTGTCTTAAGTTTCCACGGACAGTGACCCACCAAGGATTGCTCGTGCCGCAGCTTAAGATTGCTAAAGAGTTTTTAGAGCGAGTCAAGCCTTTAGGCGATCGCCTGGGATGCGTATTTGCCCAATTGCCACCAAGTTATTCTCCAGCGCAATTTACAGATCTTCAAACTTTTTTTCATGAATTAGCAAATTTTGGCGTGCAATTCGGCTTAGAGACCAGACATCTTCATTGGTTTCAGGAGCCTCACAACACCAACCTCATTAACTGGCTTACCACCGAAAACATCACCAAAGTGCTCCTAGACACCAGATCGATCTATAACTGTCCCGATAATCCCCAAGCCAACTCAAAACGTCGCAAACCAAACGTTCCTTTATATCCAGTCAGTACTAGTAACCAAGTCATTATTCGCTTCATCAGTCACCCAACATATAGTTATAGTGAGCCTTATTTAGATATGTGGGTTAAGCAATTAAAACAATGGCTAGACGAAGATAAGCAAATTTATTTTTTTGTTCATTGCCCTATCGAAGACTATTCCCCGGCGATCGCCAAAAAATTCCAGCACAAACTCGAAGCAGCTCAATTACAGATCCCACCATTACCTTGGCAAAAGCTACCCGCAGAGCCACAACAACTTAACCTTTTCTAAGACAAAAACAATCTCTGGAACTCAGCAGAAAAAGGCTGCCATTAATATAGTTTGCAGGTGGCAAAAGACAAGATAGAAAACTCTTCAACAGTAAACACAAGACAAAGTTCCTCAGAAAACACAACATTTTCCTTAAAACCAAAGCAGAAAACGCCACTCTCACGAAAATGAGAGATGTTAAAAACTGTTACAGAAGCCTAAGGAAGCGTATCTCCGTAACGCAGAATAATCCCTGATGGCTGTAGATGGGCCGGAGACATTTTGAGGTCGCTTCTTCCTGAAAAGTGAGACTAAGCCTCGTCTCTTGGGTCGCGTACAAACCAAACATTGGTGATTGTTTGAGCATTTTCGAGCAATAGCAACCCAACCAATGAAAATTTGATAAAAAACCAGTTTAAATTTAAAATCTGGTCATTATTTACTTTATTTATTCTCAATATCTAGAGGAGGAATCCATAGATGAGTATCGTCACGAAATCTATCGTGAACGCCGACGCTGAAGCTCGTTACCTCAGTCCCGGTGAACTCGATCGCATCAAATCTTTTGTTACTTCTGGTGAAAGCCGTCTCCGCATTGCAGAGACCCTAACCGGTTCTCGTGAGCGCATCATTAAGTCTGCTGGCGATGCACTTTTCCAGAAGCGTCCTGACGTTGTTTCTCCCGGCGGTAACGCATATGGCGAAGAAATGACTGCAACTTGTCTTCGTGATCTCGACTATTACCTCCGCCTCATCACCTACGGTGTTGTTGCTGGTGATGTTACTCCTATCGAAGAGATTGGTCTCATTGGTGTTCGCGAGATGTACAAGTCTCTCGGTACTTCTATTGACGCAGTTGCTCAAGGCGTGAGCGAGATGAAGGCTGTCGCAACAGGCATGATGTCTGGTGATGATGCAGCTGAAGCTGGCATTTACTTTGACTACGTCATCGGAGCAATGCAGTAATCATTACGTCAAGTCAGATTGACTAAACTGTGAATACTGTGTCCATGGGTTTACCTCTCTGGAACTTCGTTTAGACCTAATTAAGATAAGGAAATATAACAATGCAAGACGCAATTACTTCTGTAATCAACTCTGCTGACGTCCAAGGTAAGTATCTTGATGGCGCAGCAATGGAAAAGCTCAAGTCCTACTTCGTCACTGGTTCTCTCCGTGTTCGCGCAGGTAGCGTAATCAGTGCAAATGCTTCCGCGATTGTTAAAGAGGCGATCGCAAAGTCCCTTCTTTACTCTGATGTAACTCGTCCTGGTGGCAACATGTACACCACGCGTCGTTACGCAGCATGCATCCGCGACATGGATTACTTCCTCCGCTATGCTACTTATGCAATGCTCGCAGGCGATCCATCCATCCTTGATGAGCGCGTTCTCAATGGTTTGAAAGAGACTTACAACTCTCTTGGTGTACCTGTGGGTTCTCTCATCCAGGCTGTCCAAGCAATGAAAGAAGTCACTGCTGGTCTCGTCGGCGCTGATGCAGGTCGCGAAATGGGCGTTTACTTCGACTACATCTGCTCTGGCTTAAGCTAACTTTTCGCATCTGTCAGGTGCAAGTGATGTAGTACCCGTTTATAAGTTCGGAAGTATGCGCACGCTGTTTAGATCCCTCTAAGCTTTTCGTTGTTAGACAACATTAAAGTTTTGGTGGTCTGAGTGGTGGGACATGCTTCCGAACTTTGTCATATCAGCCTCGATTATAAAATCTGTTTTTTTATAAAAAAGACTGGGTTAAATTTTTAGGAGATCGTCAACCTATGCGGATGTTTAAAATCACGGCTTGTGTTCCAAGTCAAACCCGAATTCGGACTCAGCGCGAGTTACAAAATACCTATTTCACAAAGCTTGTTCCCTACGACAACTGGTTTCGTGAGCAACAGCGCATTATGAAAATGGGTGGCAAAATCATGAAGGTTGAGCTCGCAACTGGTAAGCCTGGTGCAAATACTGGACTCGCTTAATACGCTTGGTGTTCGTTTTTGGTTTGGCTTGGAGAGGTCGGTAGCGGCCTCTCTTTTTATTTTTGAGATCGCACAAAATTCAATCAATTCATGCAGCGATGAACCTGACTAGTTGAACTATATATTCAACGCGAAAAAAAGCCATTAGCTTTTAGTTATTGGATGTAATAGATTGCCAAAGTTCTTCGCGTAGCGGTTGGATTTGACGATCAAACGTTGGTTGATAAACAATTGATGGAAATACACCATTAAACCAAGTGGCGATCGCCACATTTTCGGTCACAGTCCAGAAATCACTGGGATTAACGCCATCAATATGACGACTGATAACATTAAAGCCACTACGAAGACGACGATATTGCCATTCAGGTGCATAGGCACGTAACCATTGTTCAAAGCTTGTGGCTTGGGACATGGAAATAACAAAATCTTGTTGGATATTCGCGAGTATTTCTTCGGACCGCCCAGCTTTAAACCAAGCCTGTTCAACAAGTTCTAAACGTTGATCAGGGTTTTCCCATGCTTCACGTAACAAGGCAATTGCACCATTTTTATCTGGTTTCGGTGTAATCGCATCATCATTTACCAAGAGATTTAAAGCAGCCTTCGATCCGTAACTGGAAAGGTCAAGCTCCGCTAATTCTTGATCTCCAATCCACCAGGCGATCGCTCCTCGGCATTGATGAAGTAATGGATCATCAGGATATTGCTCGAGCAGCAGATTATAGTAATTCATCACTTCGGCAACAACGGCAGGATAGAGCTGGACTAGACCACCTGCTCGCCAAATAGGACTGGTAATAAATTGTGGATCACGAAGCACCTCTAAGGCGATCGCCTTGATAGCGGAGTCTAAATCACCTTGTTCCAGCAAACTTAGGCCTAAACCATAAAACACACCCCGCTTGGCTGGCAACAGACGAGCTGATGCTAAAAATTCCTCTGTTGCCGCCTCTGGTTGTTGACGAGCCATGTATAGCCAAGCTAAGTTAGTATGTCCAAATTCACTGGCAGGAGACAATTTATTGCTGGTCTTAAACCATTGAATTGCCTCATCCATATATTGACCACGAGCTTCTACATCACTTGTCTGCAAACCTAATTCGCCGAGGTTCCAAGCAAGTTGATGAGCATAATAGGGTTCCCAAGGAGCAAGCTGATGGGCTTCTTTGAGTTCTGCGACAAATTTTTCGTAATTCGGTGCTTCTTGATCAAGAGCAGCAAAACCTCGACTCGATTTTTCCCAGGCAATATGAATTGGCAATAGCCACAGGGCGATCGCCCCATATAATCCCAACAATCCTAAGGCGATCAACCTCACCTTGCCAAAAGGTTTTGCCATGAAGAGTATTGCTGGAATCGAAGTTTGAGGTTCACCGTCACGGGTGATCGCCGCCAAAATCGCAATCAGGATGACAAGAATGCCGCTGATACAAACATTATCCAGTTGATAATCCGTTAGACTGAGCGCCCAATAACCAACCAAACCCATATAAATACTGCCGAGCAAAATCCGATCCTGGCGAGGCAAAGAAACAATCTTGTGCCGTATTCGCCAAAGTATCCAGCCTAAAAACAATAAACTGCCAACAAATAGACCAATCCCCCAAATACCTAGCTCTGCCCAAAGTTGCACCGGAGTACTGTGCAGCTGATAAATAATTTCGGATAAACGGCCAGCCTCAATAGGACGGTATTGCTGATAAAGCAGGGGGACATTCCCAAGGCCAACACCTGTCAACGGATCACTTAACCCCATATGCCAGCCTACCTGCGCATTAACCCAGCGGTAATCCAATTCTCCAAATCCTTTGCCCTGCAAAATGGGCATTACCAAACTATAAAGACGGTCATTCAGCAATACAAAAATAATCAGTAATCCTGACGTAATCGCCGCTGCAGAAGCTAACCAAAATTTGCGAATTTGACTAAAGTTCCAGGCAAAGAGAAAAGCGACTATTGAGGCGATCGCCAGTCCGAGCCAACCACCACGAGAACTCGTTGTATAAAGATCCACACCACCAATTGCAACTCCTGTCAGCCACAGCCATCGCCGCCAATCTCGATGTAAAATCGCCAATCCCAAGAGCATCGGTAAACAAAGAATTAAATAGCCAGCCACATAATTTTGATGACCCAAGGGAGCCCAATTCCGGAGGGTCAAGACAGATAAATCGAGCTTTAGCTGCGACCCTGCCAATCCTAAATCCTGTAACCGCGAAATTTCCGGCAAAAATGTTTGGCTAAGCCACAAAGCCAAACTCACCGCAACAAATGCCAAACTTAAATATCCTTGCCCCAAAAACACCCGATATCGCCCAGTCGAACTATTCAGCCATCGGCTTACTGGATACAAGGTCGCGAAAAAACCCAGACTTGCCCAAGCATACCAACGTGCCTGGTGTGGGAATTCTGCACCCAGCGTCGAGATTCCGATACTAAAAAGGATGACTAAAAGTATTTGGTCGAAACCATTACCCAACAGGTATAGACAGCGATTATCCCAAAGCTGCACCAGAAACCAAATCAAGGGGCAAAATAGACCAATTTGCCAGACAAACACCCACGACCATGCTGCCATTAGGCTATGACTATCGGGATAAAGACTAAAAAGAATATAGAAAAACGCCGTAACGTAAGCGAGTAAAGGAGCTGGAGATTTCGCGGAGGGCATAAAATTTTTGTGACGTTAACCAACCCAAAATGTCGGGCTCTCCCATTAAATCTTACTTTTTTAACGATTGTGGCGATCGCCACCGCTAATCTAGGAAATTCTCCTATGATTGGGAGTTGTCACGGAATTTCGGGGAAACCTAAGGAGTAATATCGATGGGACTGTCGCTAGTCGTTGATATCGCTATCGGACTAATTTTTATCTACCTGATTTTGAGTCTCTTAGCATCTGAAGTCCAGGAAGTGATCACGACGATCATGCAATGGCGAGCGAAGCACCTCAAAGAATCAATTGAAACTCTCATTTCAGGCACAACTGACCCTGACGACCCTACGTTATCTGAAGAACAAAAACAAGTTTTACTCCAAGCTCGCGAAAAAGGTCAAAGACTCGCAGGGATTCTCTACAAACACCCCCTTGTAAATAGCCTTAATTACGAAAAAACAGGCAAAATCGCGAAATTCTTCCGTCGCCTCACTCGTATCTTCTTTAATGCCTCAAAAAATGGTGGCCCTTCCGCAATTCCATCAGGAACTTTCGCGACAAGCATTCTACAAACATTAAAAGTTGACACTATCGTTCGGGAAGTGAATGCGGCCAAAGTTGAAGCTTTTCGTCAGCGCATTGATGAAGTCGTAGATCACGCTTGCCAGCACATCGATAATGAGCCTTCCATTCCCCAAGCGATTAAAGCGAGCTTGAGTGAAGCGAAAATGAATAAGGTGCTGGGTATTATTGTGGACGAATTTACCCACAATCAGCTCACCCTCAATCAATCATTTAATAAGATGTACGAGCAGCTCTATCGCTATGTACAGGCTGCGCGAGAAAATTTGCCTGAGAGCAATGATCACCAAAAGATTGTTAAGCGTAAATTCCTCAACGAACTCAACACAATTCGCGAAGAAATTTATCTCGATAAGGAACAGGCAGTTTGGCTCGAAAATACCCAAACCAGTGTTTCTCAGGTTTTACGGGCTTACCAAGAACTAAAACGGGCAAATGATAATCCGGATAGTGTGATCGCCCAAAAATTAGTTGAAGCAAAACAAGGTGCTCAATCACTCCACGGCAAAATCGAGCAAATCATCCAAAATAGCGGCAACGATGATGCAGAGGAAATGTGGGATGTCTTGAATAATGTCCCCGATAACCTCATGAATAGTATGGCGGCGATCGCCGATCAAACCCAAGCCAAAATTGAAGATGTCGAGGAAGGCATCAAGGAATTTAAGCGGGGGGTCGAAAATTGGTTTGATAATGGTATGCAGCGCGCCAATGGTGTATATAAACGTAATTCCAAAGGTTTTGCATTTATCCTCGGTGTGGTTATCGCCGTCGGTGCTAATGTCGACACCTTTTATATGGTGAACCAGTTATCCCATGACTCCGTATTACGCGGAATGATTGCAACTCAAGCATCAAACGTTGATTTTGAGTCTGGAACTCCAGAAGATCGTGAAGCTCTACAAAATCAAAATGGCTTTGAAATTGAAGACCTTGACTTGCCCATTGGTTGGAGTCCCGATAATCAAAGCCAACAAGCTCTTTATCGTCTCGGCATTAAAGACGCAAAAGAAGATCAATATCAGACTGCAGATCCAACGACTGGCGAACCTGAATTAAAGAATTTAGATAAATTCTCCACTATTCAGCGTTCTTGGGGTTGGGTTAAACAAGGCTTTGGCTGGCTCATTAGTGGCGTCGCAATCTCAATGGGTGCGCCATTCTGGTTCGAACTATTGAGTAAAGTTGTGGACATCAAAAATACTGGTGGTGGTGGCCAATCAAGCAGTTCCCAAAACACCCAAGAACAATCCTAAAATCATCATTTTCAAACAGGGCGATCGCCTCAGTTATCTAACCAGAAAAAACTCCTCTTTTGGTTAGATGACAGTTTATTGAAAAAATACATTCTTTTGCTTGCCTAAATTTAGGGTCACGATTGTAGAATAACTACGTTGTATTCTGTGGCACATTTAGTGATTGAACGTTATACCCTCCCTGAAATGGGAAATCTCTGGACAAATGAAGCAAAACTCAAGGCATGGCTCAAGGTAGAAGTCGCAGTCTGTGAGGCACAAGCAGAGTTAGGGTATATCCCCACAGAGGCCGTTGAAGTCATTAAAGAAAAAGCGGATTTT from [Leptolyngbya] sp. PCC 7376 includes:
- a CDS encoding DUF72 domain-containing protein; the encoded protein is MSEFRIGCAVWSYRGWLGTFFPVGSSSQDFLRLYGDRLRTVEGNTTFYAVPSEITVSRWRVKTPKDFRFCLKFPRTVTHQGLLVPQLKIAKEFLERVKPLGDRLGCVFAQLPPSYSPAQFTDLQTFFHELANFGVQFGLETRHLHWFQEPHNTNLINWLTTENITKVLLDTRSIYNCPDNPQANSKRRKPNVPLYPVSTSNQVIIRFISHPTYSYSEPYLDMWVKQLKQWLDEDKQIYFFVHCPIEDYSPAIAKKFQHKLEAAQLQIPPLPWQKLPAEPQQLNLF
- a CDS encoding allophycocyanin subunit alpha apoprotein — its product is MSIVTKSIVNADAEARYLSPGELDRIKSFVTSGESRLRIAETLTGSRERIIKSAGDALFQKRPDVVSPGGNAYGEEMTATCLRDLDYYLRLITYGVVAGDVTPIEEIGLIGVREMYKSLGTSIDAVAQGVSEMKAVATGMMSGDDAAEAGIYFDYVIGAMQ
- the apcB gene encoding allophycocyanin subunit beta; amino-acid sequence: MQDAITSVINSADVQGKYLDGAAMEKLKSYFVTGSLRVRAGSVISANASAIVKEAIAKSLLYSDVTRPGGNMYTTRRYAACIRDMDYFLRYATYAMLAGDPSILDERVLNGLKETYNSLGVPVGSLIQAVQAMKEVTAGLVGADAGREMGVYFDYICSGLS
- a CDS encoding phycobilisome linker polypeptide, encoding MRMFKITACVPSQTRIRTQRELQNTYFTKLVPYDNWFREQQRIMKMGGKIMKVELATGKPGANTGLA
- a CDS encoding O-antigen ligase family protein, yielding MPSAKSPAPLLAYVTAFFYILFSLYPDSHSLMAAWSWVFVWQIGLFCPLIWFLVQLWDNRCLYLLGNGFDQILLVILFSIGISTLGAEFPHQARWYAWASLGFFATLYPVSRWLNSSTGRYRVFLGQGYLSLAFVAVSLALWLSQTFLPEISRLQDLGLAGSQLKLDLSVLTLRNWAPLGHQNYVAGYLILCLPMLLGLAILHRDWRRWLWLTGVAIGGVDLYTTSSRGGWLGLAIASIVAFLFAWNFSQIRKFWLASAAAITSGLLIIFVLLNDRLYSLVMPILQGKGFGELDYRWVNAQVGWHMGLSDPLTGVGLGNVPLLYQQYRPIEAGRLSEIIYQLHSTPVQLWAELGIWGIGLFVGSLLFLGWILWRIRHKIVSLPRQDRILLGSIYMGLVGYWALSLTDYQLDNVCISGILVILIAILAAITRDGEPQTSIPAILFMAKPFGKVRLIALGLLGLYGAIALWLLPIHIAWEKSSRGFAALDQEAPNYEKFVAELKEAHQLAPWEPYYAHQLAWNLGELGLQTSDVEARGQYMDEAIQWFKTSNKLSPASEFGHTNLAWLYMARQQPEAATEEFLASARLLPAKRGVFYGLGLSLLEQGDLDSAIKAIALEVLRDPQFITSPIWRAGGLVQLYPAVVAEVMNYYNLLLEQYPDDPLLHQCRGAIAWWIGDQELAELDLSSYGSKAALNLLVNDDAITPKPDKNGAIALLREAWENPDQRLELVEQAWFKAGRSEEILANIQQDFVISMSQATSFEQWLRAYAPEWQYRRLRSGFNVISRHIDGVNPSDFWTVTENVAIATWFNGVFPSIVYQPTFDRQIQPLREELWQSITSNN